Proteins from one Pontibacter korlensis genomic window:
- the nuoF gene encoding NADH-quinone oxidoreductase subunit NuoF, translated as MGLKILTEHINVPGIETLEVYRKHGGYRSVEKALKTMTPDEVVEEVKTSGLRGRGGAGFPTGMKWSFLAKPEGVPRYLVCNADESEPGTFKDRWFMEHNPHALIEGMITSSFALGANTSYIYIRGELLFVLRILEKAIAEAYAAGLLGKNILGSGYDLDLHVAPGGGAYICGEETALLESLEGKRGNPRNKPPFPAVKGLFQCPTVVNNVETISSVPWIVNNGGAEYAKIGVGRSTGTKLISASGNINNPGVYEIELGVPVEEFIYSDQYCGGIWKGKQLKAVVPGGSSVPILPANLILKTAAGEDRLMSYESLSDGGFVSGSMLGSGAFIVFDEDQCIVRNTWNYARFYHHESCGQCSPCREGTGWMEKVLHRIEYGHGHQQDIDLLVSVSKQIEGNTICPLGDAAAWPVASAIRHFRHEFEWHINNPKEATTPGAVYRGQFDTVTA; from the coding sequence ATGGGACTTAAAATATTAACTGAGCATATAAACGTACCGGGCATCGAGACCCTGGAAGTATACCGTAAACACGGCGGCTACAGATCTGTAGAAAAAGCCTTGAAAACGATGACTCCGGATGAGGTGGTGGAAGAGGTGAAAACCTCTGGTCTACGTGGCCGTGGTGGTGCCGGCTTCCCGACAGGTATGAAGTGGAGCTTTTTGGCTAAACCAGAAGGTGTTCCGCGTTACCTTGTTTGCAACGCCGACGAATCTGAGCCAGGTACTTTCAAAGACCGTTGGTTCATGGAGCATAACCCGCATGCACTGATAGAGGGTATGATCACCTCCAGCTTTGCGTTGGGTGCCAACACATCTTATATCTACATCCGCGGCGAGTTGTTGTTCGTGCTACGCATCCTGGAGAAAGCTATCGCTGAGGCGTATGCAGCTGGTTTGCTAGGCAAAAATATACTTGGCTCTGGCTACGATCTGGATCTGCATGTAGCTCCGGGAGGTGGTGCCTATATCTGCGGGGAGGAAACAGCTCTGCTGGAATCTTTGGAAGGTAAGCGTGGTAATCCACGTAATAAGCCTCCGTTCCCAGCTGTGAAAGGCCTTTTCCAGTGCCCTACGGTGGTTAACAACGTGGAAACCATTTCTTCAGTGCCTTGGATTGTGAATAACGGTGGCGCTGAGTATGCCAAAATTGGTGTAGGCAGAAGCACAGGTACTAAACTGATCTCTGCCAGCGGTAACATCAATAACCCTGGTGTTTACGAGATCGAGCTAGGTGTGCCAGTAGAAGAATTCATCTACTCAGACCAGTATTGCGGAGGTATCTGGAAAGGTAAGCAACTGAAAGCTGTGGTGCCAGGAGGATCGTCAGTTCCAATTCTGCCTGCCAACCTGATTCTCAAAACAGCTGCCGGCGAAGACAGATTGATGTCTTACGAGTCGCTGTCAGACGGTGGTTTTGTGAGCGGCTCCATGTTGGGTTCGGGTGCCTTCATCGTGTTTGATGAAGACCAGTGCATCGTGCGTAACACGTGGAACTATGCCCGCTTCTATCACCACGAATCATGCGGCCAGTGCAGCCCTTGCCGCGAAGGTACAGGCTGGATGGAGAAAGTACTGCACCGCATCGAGTACGGCCACGGACATCAGCAGGACATTGACCTGTTGGTAAGCGTGTCGAAGCAGATAGAAGGTAACACCATCTGCCCACTGGGAGATGCTGCAGCATGGCCAGTAGCAAGTGCTATCCGCCACTTCCGCCACGAGTTCGAATGGCACATCAACAACCCAAAAGAGGCAACAACTCCGGGTGCAGTGTATAGAGGCCAGTTCGATACTGTTACAGCTTAA
- a CDS encoding 2Fe-2S iron-sulfur cluster-binding protein, with amino-acid sequence MAKVTIDGIEIEVEDGTTILQAARKIGGKVVPPAMCYYGPLKGSGGKCRVCLVKVTQGSTRDPRPMPKLVASCITQVQDGMVVENTTNEEVLNARKGIVEMLLINHPLDCPVCDQAGECSLQDLSYEHGVSAQRYEEERRSFNKVDLGPYIQLHMTRCILCYRCVYTADQITEKRVHGVLGRGDAAEIGTYIENVIDNDFSGNVIDVCPVGALTDKTWRFKNRVWFTKPLDAHRDCPTCSGKVTLWTRGEEVLRVTARKDQYNEVEEFICNTCRFDKKEVSDWNIEGPRHIDRGSVISANHYELPVVNVPIVPNLPTSTKKNLPQE; translated from the coding sequence ATGGCTAAAGTAACAATAGACGGCATTGAGATAGAGGTAGAAGACGGAACTACCATTCTGCAGGCCGCAAGAAAAATAGGAGGCAAAGTGGTACCGCCTGCCATGTGCTATTATGGTCCGCTAAAAGGCAGCGGTGGTAAGTGCCGTGTGTGCCTGGTAAAGGTAACACAAGGCTCTACAAGAGACCCTCGCCCTATGCCTAAACTAGTAGCATCTTGTATCACGCAGGTACAGGATGGCATGGTAGTAGAAAACACTACTAATGAGGAGGTACTGAATGCCCGCAAAGGCATTGTAGAAATGCTTCTCATTAATCACCCGCTGGATTGCCCGGTATGTGATCAGGCTGGTGAGTGTAGCCTACAAGACCTGTCTTATGAGCACGGTGTGAGCGCTCAACGCTATGAAGAAGAGCGTCGCTCGTTCAATAAAGTAGATCTTGGCCCTTACATACAGCTGCACATGACGCGTTGCATCCTGTGCTACCGCTGTGTATATACTGCCGACCAGATTACAGAAAAGCGTGTACACGGTGTACTAGGTCGTGGCGATGCTGCAGAAATCGGAACGTATATCGAAAATGTGATTGATAACGACTTCTCTGGTAACGTGATTGACGTGTGCCCTGTAGGTGCGCTAACAGACAAGACCTGGCGCTTTAAAAACCGCGTGTGGTTTACCAAGCCTTTGGACGCACACCGTGACTGCCCTACCTGCTCTGGTAAGGTAACACTGTGGACACGTGGCGAGGAAGTGTTGCGTGTAACTGCCCGTAAAGACCAGTACAACGAGGTAGAGGAATTTATCTGTAACACTTGCCGCTTCGACAAGAAAGAAGTTAGCGACTGGAATATAGAAGGACCGCGCCACATCGACAGAGGCTCAGTTATCTCGGCAAACCATTACGAGCTACCGGTTGTAAATGTGCCGATTGTTCCAAACCTGCCAACATCCACTAAGAAAAACCTGCCACAGGAATAA
- the nuoH gene encoding NADH-quinone oxidoreductase subunit NuoH, which yields MESVDLLYKAIYILAIFGITLLIATYSTYFERKIAAFIQDRVGPNRAGPAGLLQPLADAGKLFFKEDFIPAKSNKALFILGPGVAMLVATMSSAVIPFGDRLIVGGHEIVLQAIEVNIGVLYIFGVVSLGVYGLMIGGWASNNKYSLLGAIRAASQNISYELAMGLSLIAVLMMTGSLSLREIAEQQAGFNWNIWYQPLGFIIFLVCAFAECNRTPFDLPESEAELIGGYHTEYGSMKLGMYLFAEYINIFVASAVMSTLYFGAYNFPFMENLRQAISDPILANNVVTLVGVVAMFTKIFLFIFFFMWVRWTLPRFRYDQLMKLGWKILIPLAILNIILTAGGILLKDYLF from the coding sequence ATGGAGTCTGTAGACCTACTATACAAAGCGATTTACATCTTAGCTATTTTCGGCATTACCCTGCTGATAGCAACCTACTCAACATACTTTGAGCGTAAAATAGCGGCTTTTATTCAAGACCGTGTGGGTCCTAACCGAGCTGGTCCTGCTGGTTTGCTGCAGCCTTTGGCCGATGCGGGTAAGCTCTTCTTCAAAGAAGACTTTATACCTGCCAAATCAAATAAGGCATTATTTATACTTGGCCCAGGTGTAGCCATGTTGGTTGCAACAATGTCTAGTGCAGTAATACCGTTTGGTGACCGGCTAATTGTGGGCGGACACGAGATTGTACTGCAGGCTATCGAGGTAAATATCGGCGTGCTGTACATTTTTGGTGTAGTGTCGCTGGGTGTATATGGTCTAATGATTGGTGGCTGGGCTTCTAACAACAAGTATTCGTTGCTTGGTGCGATTCGTGCGGCTTCTCAGAACATCAGCTACGAGTTGGCAATGGGTCTTTCCCTGATCGCCGTGCTGATGATGACAGGATCACTTTCGTTACGTGAAATAGCAGAGCAGCAGGCTGGCTTTAACTGGAACATCTGGTATCAGCCGCTCGGCTTTATCATCTTCCTAGTATGTGCCTTTGCAGAGTGTAACCGTACGCCATTCGACTTACCAGAGTCTGAGGCCGAGCTTATCGGTGGTTATCACACAGAGTACGGCTCTATGAAACTGGGTATGTACCTGTTCGCAGAGTATATCAACATCTTTGTGGCATCAGCTGTAATGTCTACGCTATACTTTGGTGCTTACAACTTCCCATTCATGGAAAACCTGCGCCAGGCTATCAGCGACCCAATTCTAGCCAATAACGTGGTAACACTGGTTGGAGTGGTTGCCATGTTCACCAAGATATTCCTGTTCATCTTCTTCTTTATGTGGGTACGCTGGACGCTGCCACGCTTCCGCTACGACCAACTGATGAAACTGGGCTGGAAAATTCTGATCCCATTGGCGATCCTGAACATCATCTTGACAGCTGGTGGAATTCTGCTGAAAGACTATTTATTTTAA
- a CDS encoding NuoI/complex I 23 kDa subunit family protein — translation MEPLSNRRKQVEKKEMTFAERAYLPAIAQGLSITLKHFFKKKATIQYPEQTRERSSVWRGLHVLKRDEEGRERCTACGLCAVACPAEAITMTAGERKVGEENLYREEKYAVTYEVNMLRCIFCGLCEEACPKAAIFLQDDKIAPARFERDEFIYGKDRLVEPLKTTETK, via the coding sequence ATGGAACCACTATCAAATAGAAGAAAGCAAGTGGAAAAGAAGGAGATGACGTTCGCTGAGAGAGCGTATCTTCCTGCTATTGCACAAGGTCTTTCTATCACCCTGAAGCACTTCTTCAAAAAGAAAGCTACGATACAGTACCCGGAGCAGACGCGTGAGCGCAGCTCTGTTTGGCGTGGTTTGCACGTGTTAAAGCGTGACGAGGAAGGTCGCGAGCGCTGCACAGCCTGTGGCCTTTGCGCGGTTGCCTGCCCTGCTGAAGCTATCACTATGACAGCCGGGGAGCGTAAAGTTGGTGAGGAGAACCTGTACCGTGAGGAAAAGTATGCAGTTACCTATGAGGTAAATATGTTGCGTTGCATCTTCTGCGGCCTATGCGAAGAGGCTTGCCCGAAAGCAGCTATCTTCCTTCAGGATGATAAAATTGCTCCAGCCCGCTTTGAGCGCGACGAATTTATTTATGGCAAAGACCGCCTTGTTGAGCCACTAAAAACAACTGAAACAAAATAA
- a CDS encoding NADH-quinone oxidoreductase subunit J: MTENLFYFLASLTLLCALMVVLSKNPVHSVLFLIITFFTISGHYVLLNAQFLAAVNIIVYAGAIMVLFLFVIMFLNMSKSGDNKIKTSTISKFAGAIAGGLLFLVLISALKDATVVGYNPETYDSQIGMVENLGKVLFTDYLLPFELASILFLVAMVGAVMLGKKEEGESHF; encoded by the coding sequence ATGACGGAGAATCTGTTTTACTTCCTTGCTTCGTTAACGCTGCTTTGTGCCCTGATGGTAGTTCTGTCGAAAAACCCGGTACACAGCGTTCTGTTCCTGATCATCACGTTCTTTACTATATCAGGCCACTATGTATTGCTAAATGCGCAGTTCCTGGCAGCCGTGAACATCATAGTGTATGCAGGTGCCATCATGGTACTCTTCCTCTTTGTGATTATGTTCCTGAACATGAGTAAGAGCGGAGATAATAAAATCAAGACATCCACCATCAGTAAGTTTGCTGGTGCTATTGCAGGTGGCCTCCTGTTCCTTGTTTTAATTTCTGCTTTGAAGGATGCAACCGTAGTAGGTTATAATCCTGAAACCTACGATTCACAAATAGGTATGGTAGAGAACTTGGGCAAGGTACTGTTTACAGATTATCTGTTACCTTTTGAGCTTGCCTCCATATTGTTCCTGGTAGCAATGGTGGGTGCTGTAATGCTCGGTAAGAAAGAAGAAGGCGAAAGCCATTTCTAA
- a CDS encoding DUF6929 family protein: protein MKEIRISARTDSKVFYESLPSASGLEYVQGAYYVLGDDTPYLYEVDEQFILVNRHAIFDTTAVVEGRIPKAVKPDLEGMAHFTYGRDQMLLLLGSGASNTRNKGYLINLSDNMQVQELDLSRFYTFLKEVLHLESEGQLNLEGLAMDDIYTYLLQRPLGAGSNTLLRFDTDDFKRFLMLEGEVPSVALYHFDLPVIGQSSASFSGAYSLEGKLYFTASVEDTPNAIDDGEVLGSFIGVIDLYSLPQAMDALNPYKASVTQLKDTDGSAYSGKAESLVVMKGEEPKSYKVIVVSDDDQGHSELLEVQMELDES, encoded by the coding sequence ATGAAAGAGATTAGAATTTCAGCCCGCACAGATAGTAAAGTGTTTTACGAGTCACTTCCTTCAGCTTCGGGCTTAGAGTATGTGCAGGGGGCATATTACGTTTTGGGTGATGATACGCCTTACTTGTATGAGGTAGATGAGCAGTTCATACTGGTGAATCGCCATGCCATATTCGATACAACTGCAGTTGTGGAAGGGCGTATTCCGAAGGCCGTGAAGCCTGATTTAGAAGGAATGGCCCATTTTACCTATGGCAGAGACCAGATGCTGCTTCTACTTGGCTCTGGGGCCAGTAACACTCGCAACAAAGGTTACCTTATAAATCTCTCTGATAACATGCAGGTGCAGGAGCTGGACCTTAGCCGGTTCTATACTTTTCTTAAAGAGGTGCTGCATCTGGAAAGTGAGGGGCAGCTAAACCTGGAGGGACTTGCTATGGATGATATCTATACTTACCTGCTTCAGCGGCCATTAGGTGCTGGATCTAACACGTTGCTGCGTTTTGATACAGATGATTTTAAGAGGTTCCTCATGCTAGAGGGGGAGGTGCCTTCAGTAGCTTTATATCATTTCGATTTACCCGTAATAGGGCAGAGCAGCGCTAGCTTTTCTGGAGCTTACTCTCTAGAAGGCAAGCTATACTTCACAGCCTCTGTCGAGGATACACCAAATGCAATAGATGATGGTGAGGTGCTTGGCAGCTTTATTGGTGTTATTGATCTATATTCTTTACCACAGGCAATGGATGCTCTAAATCCTTACAAAGCTTCAGTTACGCAGCTAAAAGATACGGACGGCTCGGCATATAGCGGTAAGGCCGAATCTCTGGTTGTGATGAAAGGGGAGGAGCCGAAGAGTTATAAAGTAATTGTTGTGTCAGATGATGACCAGGGGCACTCAGAGTTGCTAGAGGTACAGATGGAGCTCGATGAGTCCTGA
- the nuoK gene encoding NADH-quinone oxidoreductase subunit NuoK, whose protein sequence is MNNIPEVIRTIPLDYYLFFSAALFVIGVIGVLTRRNAIVIFMCVELMLNAVNLLLTALSAYRADANAQVFVFFIMAVAAAEVCVGLSIIVMTYRNIRSTDVQLLNYLKW, encoded by the coding sequence ATGAACAACATACCTGAGGTTATCAGAACCATTCCACTAGATTATTACCTGTTTTTCAGCGCGGCTCTTTTTGTGATAGGTGTTATCGGGGTGCTTACACGCCGCAACGCTATCGTAATTTTTATGTGTGTGGAGCTGATGCTGAATGCTGTAAACCTCCTGCTGACAGCTCTTTCTGCCTACCGTGCAGATGCTAATGCACAGGTTTTTGTGTTCTTCATCATGGCAGTGGCAGCGGCTGAAGTTTGTGTCGGCCTGTCCATCATTGTGATGACCTACCGCAACATTCGCTCTACTGATGTACAACTGCTGAACTACCTGAAGTGGTAA
- the nuoL gene encoding NADH-quinone oxidoreductase subunit L, whose amino-acid sequence MQEIVMPINNQGMALLCLLIPLLPLAGFIINGLGNRAIAKGLVSFIGCSTVLASFLITVYLFLDFTANGSRAYTVDFYDWISVGDMQIGFSFLIDQLTLLMMLMVTGIGFFIHLYSAGYMSHDENFGKFFAFINLFMFSMLLLVMGSNYVMMFVGWEGVGLCSYLLIGFWNRNTNYNNAAKKAFVMNRIGDLGFLLGIFLIFITFGSVSYPQVFAEAAQYTGGVDSGVLIAITLLLFVGAMGKSAQIPLFTWLPDAMAGPTPVSALIHAATMVTAGIYMVLRSNVLYVLAPTTLEIIAIVGVATAVLAATIGLAQNDIKKVLAYSTVSQLGYMFLALGVMAFSSSIFHVLTHAFFKALLFLGAGSVIHAMSNEQDIRFMGGLRKYLPITFVTFLIGTLAIAGIPPFAGFFSKDELLAHVWEHSKVLWGLGVLASFMTSFYMFRLVFLTFFGTFRGTEAQRSHLHESPFSMTLPLIVLAVLSTVGGFLGIPPIFGENMHILQGYLAPIYNFARVANPRAMEPMHLDHATEWMLMGISVAVAIVAAIIAYVMYVSKRTVPVPEGSRLSPLHNLIYNKYYIDELYDTIVVRPIMWMSAIFHRVLDNMIVDGVVNGFGKLTTYSSRTLRFAQSGAIGFYLMVMVFSIVLILFLNFFIG is encoded by the coding sequence ATGCAAGAGATTGTAATGCCGATTAACAACCAGGGAATGGCACTGCTTTGTCTGCTTATTCCGTTGCTGCCGCTGGCAGGTTTTATCATCAACGGATTGGGCAACCGCGCCATAGCCAAAGGCCTGGTAAGCTTTATTGGTTGCAGCACAGTGCTGGCTTCTTTCCTCATCACTGTCTACCTGTTCCTCGATTTTACCGCTAACGGAAGCCGCGCCTATACAGTTGACTTCTACGACTGGATTTCAGTGGGCGACATGCAGATTGGCTTCTCCTTCCTGATAGATCAGCTGACGCTGCTCATGATGCTTATGGTAACAGGTATAGGCTTCTTTATCCATCTGTACTCTGCAGGTTACATGAGCCACGACGAAAACTTCGGAAAGTTCTTCGCCTTCATCAACCTATTCATGTTCTCGATGCTGTTGCTCGTAATGGGCTCTAACTACGTAATGATGTTCGTAGGTTGGGAAGGTGTAGGTCTTTGCTCTTACCTGCTGATCGGCTTCTGGAACAGAAACACTAACTACAACAATGCTGCTAAGAAGGCCTTCGTGATGAACCGTATCGGTGACCTTGGCTTCCTGCTGGGCATTTTCCTGATCTTTATCACGTTCGGTTCTGTATCTTACCCACAGGTGTTTGCCGAGGCGGCTCAGTATACAGGCGGTGTTGACTCCGGTGTACTGATCGCTATTACCCTGCTTCTGTTTGTTGGTGCCATGGGTAAGAGTGCTCAGATTCCACTGTTCACCTGGCTACCAGACGCAATGGCCGGTCCTACTCCAGTATCGGCCCTAATCCACGCGGCAACCATGGTGACAGCTGGTATTTACATGGTGCTTCGCTCTAACGTACTGTATGTACTGGCTCCTACAACACTTGAGATCATTGCTATCGTTGGTGTGGCTACCGCTGTATTAGCGGCTACAATTGGCCTCGCACAAAACGATATAAAGAAGGTACTGGCTTATTCAACCGTATCGCAGCTGGGTTATATGTTCCTGGCGCTGGGTGTAATGGCCTTCTCTTCTTCTATTTTCCATGTGCTTACTCACGCTTTCTTCAAAGCTCTTCTGTTCCTAGGTGCTGGTTCAGTAATCCACGCCATGAGCAATGAGCAAGACATCCGCTTTATGGGTGGCCTTCGCAAGTACTTGCCTATCACATTTGTGACCTTCCTGATCGGTACATTGGCAATTGCCGGTATACCTCCATTTGCTGGTTTCTTCTCTAAGGACGAACTTTTAGCACATGTTTGGGAGCATAGCAAAGTGTTGTGGGGCCTTGGAGTGCTGGCTTCTTTTATGACTTCTTTCTATATGTTCCGCCTGGTATTCCTGACTTTCTTCGGAACCTTCCGTGGCACAGAAGCACAGAGGTCTCACCTGCACGAGTCACCGTTCTCTATGACACTTCCGCTGATTGTTCTGGCTGTACTTTCTACTGTAGGTGGTTTCCTTGGTATTCCGCCAATTTTTGGAGAGAACATGCACATTCTGCAGGGCTATCTGGCACCAATCTATAATTTCGCGCGCGTAGCCAACCCGAGGGCGATGGAGCCAATGCACCTTGACCATGCTACAGAGTGGATGCTGATGGGAATCTCAGTAGCTGTAGCCATAGTGGCAGCTATTATTGCCTATGTTATGTACGTGAGCAAAAGAACTGTTCCGGTTCCGGAAGGAAGCAGACTTTCTCCGCTACACAACCTGATTTATAACAAATACTACATCGACGAGTTGTACGACACTATTGTAGTGCGCCCAATCATGTGGATGTCTGCTATCTTCCACCGTGTGCTGGATAATATGATAGTAGATGGTGTTGTAAACGGCTTTGGCAAACTGACTACCTACAGCAGCCGCACGTTGCGTTTCGCACAAAGCGGTGCAATTGGATTCTACCTGATGGTTATGGTGTTCAGCATCGTCCTGATTTTATTTTTAAACTTCTTTATCGGATAA
- a CDS encoding complex I subunit 4 family protein, translating to MITALLLFWPALAALLVLLIKGQGAKKVAFIAALVEFALSLFALSSFDTQSGAMQHSLNLPWIESGIGFSVGMDGISLLMVLLTTFLVPLIVLSSYKHEYKNPNVFYALILFMQTGLIGVFVAMDAFLFYFMWEVALIPIYFIAAVWGGTDRIRITFKFFVYTIFGSLFMLAAFVYLYLQTPGTHSSDVNAFYQLTLSSESQSWIFWFLFIAFAIKMPVFPFHTWQPDTYTESPAQATMLLSGIMLKMGIYGVLRWLLPVVPYGVSQWDELVLILAIIGIVYASIIAIRQRDLKRLIAYSSIAHVGLIAAGIFTLNEQGLQGGVIQMLSHGINVVGLFFIIDIIFSRTNTREITSLGGITQNAKGLSIFFMILLLGSVALPLTNGFVGEFLLLSGVFQYNAWFGGVAGLTIILGAVYMLRMFQGVMFGTKSELTEHFTDLTFYEKAVLIPLVVMVFWIGLFPNTFLDISEPAVNNLLSIINR from the coding sequence ATGATTACAGCTCTATTACTTTTCTGGCCTGCCCTTGCTGCCCTGCTGGTATTGCTTATTAAGGGACAGGGTGCCAAGAAAGTGGCTTTTATAGCAGCGCTCGTGGAGTTTGCGTTGTCACTTTTCGCCCTCTCATCGTTTGATACCCAGAGCGGTGCCATGCAGCACTCCCTTAACCTACCGTGGATTGAGAGCGGTATCGGCTTCAGTGTAGGTATGGACGGCATTAGCCTGCTGATGGTCCTGCTGACAACCTTCCTGGTACCGCTGATCGTGCTTTCGTCTTACAAGCACGAGTATAAGAACCCTAACGTATTCTACGCCCTCATCCTGTTTATGCAAACTGGCTTGATTGGCGTGTTTGTGGCAATGGATGCCTTCCTGTTCTACTTCATGTGGGAGGTGGCGCTTATTCCGATCTATTTTATTGCGGCAGTTTGGGGTGGTACGGACAGAATTCGCATTACATTTAAGTTCTTTGTGTATACCATCTTCGGCTCGCTTTTCATGCTGGCTGCTTTTGTGTACCTGTACCTGCAAACTCCAGGCACGCACTCTTCTGATGTAAACGCTTTCTACCAGCTAACACTTTCAAGCGAATCACAGAGCTGGATATTCTGGTTCCTGTTTATTGCCTTCGCTATTAAAATGCCGGTGTTCCCATTCCATACCTGGCAGCCGGATACCTATACAGAATCGCCTGCTCAGGCTACAATGTTACTATCTGGTATCATGCTGAAAATGGGCATTTATGGTGTACTTCGCTGGTTGCTGCCAGTTGTACCGTACGGAGTTAGCCAATGGGATGAGCTGGTGCTTATACTTGCCATTATCGGTATAGTATACGCCTCTATCATTGCTATTCGCCAGCGCGACCTGAAACGCCTGATTGCATACTCATCCATCGCTCACGTTGGTCTTATTGCTGCCGGTATTTTTACCCTTAACGAGCAAGGTCTGCAGGGTGGTGTTATCCAAATGCTGAGTCATGGTATCAACGTGGTAGGCCTGTTCTTCATCATCGACATTATTTTCAGCCGCACCAACACAAGAGAGATTACCAGCCTGGGTGGTATAACACAAAACGCCAAAGGCTTGTCGATCTTCTTTATGATACTATTGCTAGGTTCTGTGGCGCTGCCGCTTACAAACGGTTTTGTGGGCGAATTCCTGCTACTTTCAGGTGTGTTCCAATACAACGCCTGGTTTGGAGGTGTGGCTGGTCTTACCATTATACTTGGTGCAGTTTATATGCTGCGCATGTTCCAGGGCGTTATGTTCGGCACTAAGTCTGAGCTGACAGAGCATTTTACAGACCTGACATTTTATGAGAAGGCGGTACTGATTCCGTTGGTAGTGATGGTATTCTGGATTGGTTTGTTCCCGAACACCTTCCTGGATATTTCAGAACCTGCAGTAAACAACCTTCTGAGCATCATTAACCGCTAA